CGGGAGATGACCGAGCAGGTTCTCGACGCCATGGATCTGGAGCGCGAGCGCGGCATCACCATCAAGATGCATGCCGTGCGCCTGGAATACACGGCCCCCGACGGACAGAGCTACATTCTCAACCTGATTGATACGCCCGGACATGTGGACTTCTCCTACGAAGTCTCGCGCAGCCTGGCCGCTTGCGAGGGAGCCTTGCTCGTGGTGGATGCGTCGCAGGGGGTGGAAGCGCAAACCGTGGCCAACGCCTACCTCGCCATCGAGCACAATCTCGAACTGATCCCGGTGATCAACAAGATTGATCTGCCCGGAGCCGAACCGGACAAGGTCAAGGAGCAGATTGAAACCATCATCGGGCTCGATGCCAGCGAGGCGCTGCTGGCGAGCGCCAAACTGGGCATCGGCGTGAACGAGATTCTTCAGGCGATTATCGAGCGCATTCCGCCGCCGCAGGGCGATCCGGAGGCCCCGCTCAAGGCGCTCATCTTCGATTCCTGGTTTGATCCCTATCGGGGCGTCGTGGTGATGGTTCGGGTGATGGAGGGACGGCTTCAACCGGGGATGAGGATTCGCCTGATGTCAAATAATCGTGAGTATGAGGTCGAAGCTCTGGGCGTCCTGACGCCCAAACCGCGCTCGATTGATGAGCTGTCGGTGGGCGAGGTCGGCTACGTCATCGCCAACATCAAGACGATCTCCGACGTGAAAATCGGCGATACGATCACTGACGCGAAACGTCCAACGGCTCATCCCTTCCCGGGATTTCAGGAGATCAAGCCGATGGTCTTCGCCGGACTCTATCCGGTCGAGAGCGGCAATTACGAAGACCTCCGCGACGCCCTGGAGAAGCTCCGGCTCAACGACTCCTCGTTCCATTTTGAACCGGAGACATCGGCGGCGCTCGGCTTTGGATTTCGCTGCGGATTCCTCGGATTGCTCCACATGGAGATTGTGCAGGAGCGCCTGGAGCGGGAATTTCACCTCGAGCTGATCACCACGGCGCCGAGCGTGCGCTATCGCGTGCGGACGCGCACGGGCGAGATCATCGAGGTGGAAAACCCATCCAAACTGCCCGACCCGGCCACGATCGCGGCCATCGAGGAACCGATCATCGAGGCCATGATCTTCACCAACGCCGAGTATGTGGGCCCGATTCTGGGTTTGCTCGAAGAAAAGCGCGGCGTGCAGAAGCGATTCGAATACATCACGCCGACCCGGGTGCTTCTCACCTACGAGCTGCCTCTGGCGGAGATCGTGCTCGATTTCTATGATCGGTTGAAGTCGCTCTCGCGCGGCTATGCCTCGCTCGACTATCGTCTGGCGGGCTATCGGGAGGCCGATCTCGTCAAGCTC
The DNA window shown above is from Blastocatellia bacterium and carries:
- the lepA gene encoding translation elongation factor 4 → MTAPQHIRNFSIIAHIDHGKSTLADRLLELTGALSQREMTEQVLDAMDLERERGITIKMHAVRLEYTAPDGQSYILNLIDTPGHVDFSYEVSRSLAACEGALLVVDASQGVEAQTVANAYLAIEHNLELIPVINKIDLPGAEPDKVKEQIETIIGLDASEALLASAKLGIGVNEILQAIIERIPPPQGDPEAPLKALIFDSWFDPYRGVVVMVRVMEGRLQPGMRIRLMSNNREYEVEALGVLTPKPRSIDELSVGEVGYVIANIKTISDVKIGDTITDAKRPTAHPFPGFQEIKPMVFAGLYPVESGNYEDLRDALEKLRLNDSSFHFEPETSAALGFGFRCGFLGLLHMEIVQERLEREFHLELITTAPSVRYRVRTRTGEIIEVENPSKLPDPATIAAIEEPIIEAMIFTNAEYVGPILGLLEEKRGVQKRFEYITPTRVLLTYELPLAEIVLDFYDRLKSLSRGYASLDYRLAGYREADLVKLDILVAGEPVDALSIIVHRESAYRRGKAIVEKMRELIPRQLFDVPIQAAIGSRVIARETIRAIGKNVLAKCYGGDVTRKRKLLEKQKEGKKRLKKIGRVEIPQEVFLSVLRVTPSAKE